From Drosophila virilis strain 15010-1051.87 chromosome X, Dvir_AGI_RSII-ME, whole genome shotgun sequence, the proteins below share one genomic window:
- the meso18E gene encoding uncharacterized protein meso18E, which produces METKNPPTVTSSYHHQRAPRTPESYFNVPESVALLNIVKSERIQSAFQSNRKNHASVWEMVAEVLNRFSARKRTAKQCCNRYENLKKIYTQLKKNPERHVRRNWPYMFLFKEIEEQRGECWGSNGKRLALISKNHNELSYYQRRRQAAELGVLLNKDNLTPHQHSLLQSLSHAHSTDSSQSGASKLERFMPNHFVETQLSEGPCSNGVGGGGGGGLPLGVGLPGSGYDDNPLQLQVAGAVAAAAAAAVAAQLRHEQPQLQAANAGQEQEQPQLSHSHSHNHSHSHSLSHSHGHNHSAAFKDHGHGLHEPPEAPDFDKDCSGPLNLHHNSSATNDNNISMKSEPLSEGEFNPDDIQLMQTNYNGAQNFYSPSIDQNILHPDVIVDTDNLSDCSSSASLKSGKRKMSTSTDGDSTNYELIEYLKRREKRDEELLKRMDAREERLMNLLERTVIAIEQLAAAKPATTSAAEVTATAAAPAPVAPVEPSQAEAIKRADTPADAATADVAVANESDAIVLLVPDDNNQELASTPDATTVAATVAGET; this is translated from the exons atg GAGACGAAAAACCCGCCCACCGTCACGAGCAGCTATCATCATCAGCGCGCGCCCCGCACGCCGGAAAGCTACTTCAATGTGCCGGAATCGGTGGCTCTGTTGAATATCGTCAAATCGGAGCGCATCCAGAGCGCGTTCCAGTCGAATCGGAAGAATCATGCCAGCGTCTGGGAGATGGTCGCCGAGGTGCTGAACCGGTTCAGTGCGAGGAAGCGGACGGCCAAACAGTGCTGCAATCGTTACGAGAACCTGAAGAAGATCTATACGCAGCTAAAGAAGAATCCGGAACGGCATGTCCGCCGCAACTGGCCGTACATGTTCCTGTTCAAGGAGATCGAGGAGCAGCGCGGCGAGTGCTGGGGCTCGAATGGCAAGCGGCTGGCGCTCATCTCCAAGAACCACAATGAATTGTCCTACTATCAGCGCCGACGTCAGGCGGCCGAGCTGGGCGTGCTGCTGAACAAGGACAACCTGACGCCACATCAGCACAGTCTGCTGCAGAGCCTCAGCCACGCCCATTCGACAGACTCCTCACAGAGCGGCGCCAGCAAACTGGAACGCTTTATGCCCAACCATTTCGTGGAGACACAGCTGAGCGAGGGGCCCTGCTCGAATGGagtcggcggcggcggcggcggcggtttGCCACTGGGCGTCGGTCTGCCCGGCAGCGGCTACGATGATAATCCGCTCCAGCTGCAGGTCGCCGGCGCCGTGGCAGCCGCGGCGGCAGCCGCAGTTGCCGCCCAGCTGCGGCACGAGCAGCCCCAGCTGCAGGCGGCCAATGCTGgccaggagcaggagcagccaCAGCtgagtcacagtcacagtcacaacCACAGTCACAGCCACAGTCTCAGCCACAGTCACGGTCACAATCACAGTGCCGCATTTAAGGATCATGGCCATGGACTCCATGAGCCGCCCGAGGCGCCCGACTTTGACAAGGACTGCAGCGGACCGCTCAACTTGCATCACAACAGCAGCGCCACCAACGACAACAATATATCCATGAA ATCGGAGCCGCTCTCCGAGGGTGAATTCAATCCGGATGACATTCAGCTCATGCAGACCAACTACAATGG CGCGCAAAACTTCTACTCGCCGAGCATAGATCAGAATATACTGCATCCGGATGTGATTGTGGATACGGACAATCTGTCCGACTGCAGCTCGTCCGCATCGCTGAAGAGCGGCAAACGCAAGATGTCCACGTCCACCGATGGCGACAGCACCAACTACGAGCTGATCGAGTATCTAAAGCGGCGCGAGAAACGGGACGAGGAGCTGCTCAAGCGCATGGATGCGCGCGAGGAGCGCCTCATGAATCTGCTCGAGCGCACAGTCATTGCCATCGAGCAGCTAGCCGCGGCCAAGCCGGCCACCACCTCGGCAGCAGAAgtcacagcaacagctgctgctcctgctccagtTGCGCCAGTTGAGCCAAGCCAGGCTGAAGCCATAAAACGTGCCGACACACCCGCcgatgcagcaacagctgacgttgccgttgccaatGAATCGGATGCCATTGTTTTGCTGGTGCCCGATGACAACAACCAGGAGCTGGCGTCCACGCCAGACGCAACAACAGTCGCCGCAACAGTCGCGGGAGAAACGTAG